From Athene noctua chromosome 19, bAthNoc1.hap1.1, whole genome shotgun sequence, one genomic window encodes:
- the CTNS gene encoding cystinosin isoform X1 has product MRMQYLALALLHLSLVLLRPCGTNGQNDSITKENGVVVLSVPEVVSLESGSSTNVTIFLRAPLNETLVIMLNITHSSKHSTIIELPDEVQLPAGHTKADFQVKAEDVGQVTVYLYTVNFNLTGPRIQFQVIHSVIVRYADEVIGWIYFLAWSISFYPQLFENWRRKSVVGLSFDFIALNLTGFIAYSVFNVGLFWIPLIKEEFLVSYPSGVNPVAVNDVFFSLHAVAVTLLTVIQCCIYERAGQKVSKVVVGLLALAWIFTFTILFLAAAEEMTWLQFLFCFSYIKLAVTLIKYFPQAYMNFRRKSTEGWSIGNVLLDFTGGSFSLLQMFLQSYNNDQWKLIFGDPTKFGLGVFSIVFDIVFMVQHYCLYRRQGYERCE; this is encoded by the exons ATGAGGATGCAATACCTGGCGCTCGCTCTGCTGCACCTCTCACTCGTGCTGCTGAGGCCTTGTG GTACCAATGGACAAAATGACTCTATCACGAAAGAAA atgGAGTCGTCGTATTGTCTGTCCCTGAAGTGGTTTCATTAGAAAGTGGAAGTTCAACAAATGTCACTATCTTTCTGAG GGCTCCGCTAAATGAGACACTGGTGATAATGCTTAATATTACACACTCctcaaaacacagcaccattATTGAACTGCCCGATGAA GTACAATTGCCTGCAGGTCACACTAAAGCAGACTTCCAAGTGAAAGCAGAGGATGTTGGACAAGTAACAGTTTATCTTTATACCGTTAATTTCAACTTAACTGG ACCTAGGATTCAATTTCAAGTGATTCATAGCGTCATAGTGAGATATGCTGATGAAGTGATTGGCTGGATCTATTTCCTCGCCTGGTCTATCTCCTTCTATCCTCAACTCTTCGAGAACTGGCGACGAAAGAG TGTTGTTGGACTAAGCTTTGACTTTATAGCATTAAACCTTACTGGCTTTATAGCATACAGTGTGTTTAATGTTGGACTCTTCTGGATTCCTTTGATTAAG GAGGAATTCTTAGTCAGTTATCCCAGTGGGGTGAACCCTGTGGCCGTCAATGATGTTTTCTTCAGTCTCCATGCAGTAGCTGTGACTCTCCTCACTGTAATTCAGTGCTGCATCTATGAG agaGCAGGTCAGAAAGTATCCAAAGTTGTTGTTGGACTACTGGCACTTGCATGGATCTTCACATTTACGATACTctttcttgctgcagctgagGAAATGACATGGCTACAGTTCTTATTTTGCTTCTCTTACATTAAGTTAGCAGTCACactgataaaatattttccacag GCATACATGAATTTCCGTCGGAAGAGTACTGAGGGATGGAGTATTGGAAATGTATTACTGGACTTCACTGGTGGAAGCTTCAGCCTTCTCCAGATGTTTCTTCAGTCATACAACAATG ATCAATGGAAGTTAATCTTTGGAGATCCAACCAAGTTTGGCCTGGGTGTCTTTTCCATTGTCTTTGATATTGTTTTTATGGTCCAGCACTACTGCCTTTATAGGAGACAAGGGTATGAACGTTGTGAATAA
- the CTNS gene encoding cystinosin isoform X2 yields MLNITHSSKHSTIIELPDEVQLPAGHTKADFQVKAEDVGQVTVYLYTVNFNLTGPRIQFQVIHSVIVRYADEVIGWIYFLAWSISFYPQLFENWRRKSVVGLSFDFIALNLTGFIAYSVFNVGLFWIPLIKEEFLVSYPSGVNPVAVNDVFFSLHAVAVTLLTVIQCCIYERAGQKVSKVVVGLLALAWIFTFTILFLAAAEEMTWLQFLFCFSYIKLAVTLIKYFPQAYMNFRRKSTEGWSIGNVLLDFTGGSFSLLQMFLQSYNNDQWKLIFGDPTKFGLGVFSIVFDIVFMVQHYCLYRRQGYERCE; encoded by the exons ATGCTTAATATTACACACTCctcaaaacacagcaccattATTGAACTGCCCGATGAA GTACAATTGCCTGCAGGTCACACTAAAGCAGACTTCCAAGTGAAAGCAGAGGATGTTGGACAAGTAACAGTTTATCTTTATACCGTTAATTTCAACTTAACTGG ACCTAGGATTCAATTTCAAGTGATTCATAGCGTCATAGTGAGATATGCTGATGAAGTGATTGGCTGGATCTATTTCCTCGCCTGGTCTATCTCCTTCTATCCTCAACTCTTCGAGAACTGGCGACGAAAGAG TGTTGTTGGACTAAGCTTTGACTTTATAGCATTAAACCTTACTGGCTTTATAGCATACAGTGTGTTTAATGTTGGACTCTTCTGGATTCCTTTGATTAAG GAGGAATTCTTAGTCAGTTATCCCAGTGGGGTGAACCCTGTGGCCGTCAATGATGTTTTCTTCAGTCTCCATGCAGTAGCTGTGACTCTCCTCACTGTAATTCAGTGCTGCATCTATGAG agaGCAGGTCAGAAAGTATCCAAAGTTGTTGTTGGACTACTGGCACTTGCATGGATCTTCACATTTACGATACTctttcttgctgcagctgagGAAATGACATGGCTACAGTTCTTATTTTGCTTCTCTTACATTAAGTTAGCAGTCACactgataaaatattttccacag GCATACATGAATTTCCGTCGGAAGAGTACTGAGGGATGGAGTATTGGAAATGTATTACTGGACTTCACTGGTGGAAGCTTCAGCCTTCTCCAGATGTTTCTTCAGTCATACAACAATG ATCAATGGAAGTTAATCTTTGGAGATCCAACCAAGTTTGGCCTGGGTGTCTTTTCCATTGTCTTTGATATTGTTTTTATGGTCCAGCACTACTGCCTTTATAGGAGACAAGGGTATGAACGTTGTGAATAA
- the TAX1BP3 gene encoding tax1-binding protein 3 isoform X2 produces MQPALQRIEIHKLRQGDNLILGFSIGGGIDQDPTQNPFSEDKTDKGIYVTRVTEGGPAEVAGLQIGDKIMQVNGWDMTMVTHDQARKRLTKRNEEVVRLLVTRQSLQKAVQQSMMS; encoded by the exons ATGCAGCCTGCTCTG caAAGAATCGAAATACATAAGCTTCGTCAGGGTGACAATTTGATTCTGGGATTCAGCATTGGAGGGGGCATTGATCAGGATCCTACTCAGAACCCTTTCTCTGAAGACAAGACTGACAAG gGTATCTATGTAACAAGGGTGACAGAAGGAGGTCCAGCAGAAGTTGCAGGACTTCAGATTGGAGATAAGATCATGCAG GTGAATGGCTGGGATATGACAATGGTGACCCATGACCAAGCTAGGAAGAGGCTGACTAAAAGGAATGAAGAAGTGGTACGGCTGCTGGTGACCAGGCAATCCCTGCAGAAGGCTGTGCAACAATCCATGATGTCCTAA
- the TAX1BP3 gene encoding tax1-binding protein 3 isoform X3 — MSYVPGQPVTAVVQRIEIHKLRQGDNLILGFSIGGGIDQDPTQNPFSEDKTDKVNGWDMTMVTHDQARKRLTKRNEEVVRLLVTRQSLQKAVQQSMMS; from the exons ATGTCGTACGTGCCGGGGCAGCCGGTCACCGCCGTGGTG caAAGAATCGAAATACATAAGCTTCGTCAGGGTGACAATTTGATTCTGGGATTCAGCATTGGAGGGGGCATTGATCAGGATCCTACTCAGAACCCTTTCTCTGAAGACAAGACTGACAAG GTGAATGGCTGGGATATGACAATGGTGACCCATGACCAAGCTAGGAAGAGGCTGACTAAAAGGAATGAAGAAGTGGTACGGCTGCTGGTGACCAGGCAATCCCTGCAGAAGGCTGTGCAACAATCCATGATGTCCTAA
- the TAX1BP3 gene encoding tax1-binding protein 3 isoform X1, producing the protein MSYVPGQPVTAVVQRIEIHKLRQGDNLILGFSIGGGIDQDPTQNPFSEDKTDKGIYVTRVTEGGPAEVAGLQIGDKIMQVNGWDMTMVTHDQARKRLTKRNEEVVRLLVTRQSLQKAVQQSMMS; encoded by the exons ATGTCGTACGTGCCGGGGCAGCCGGTCACCGCCGTGGTG caAAGAATCGAAATACATAAGCTTCGTCAGGGTGACAATTTGATTCTGGGATTCAGCATTGGAGGGGGCATTGATCAGGATCCTACTCAGAACCCTTTCTCTGAAGACAAGACTGACAAG gGTATCTATGTAACAAGGGTGACAGAAGGAGGTCCAGCAGAAGTTGCAGGACTTCAGATTGGAGATAAGATCATGCAG GTGAATGGCTGGGATATGACAATGGTGACCCATGACCAAGCTAGGAAGAGGCTGACTAAAAGGAATGAAGAAGTGGTACGGCTGCTGGTGACCAGGCAATCCCTGCAGAAGGCTGTGCAACAATCCATGATGTCCTAA
- the EMC6 gene encoding ER membrane protein complex subunit 6, with the protein MAAVVAKREGPQFISEAAVRGNAAILDYCRTSVSALSGATAGILGLTGLHGFIFYFLASVLLSVLLVLKAGRRWNKYFKSRRPLFTGGLIGGLFTYVLFWTFLYGMVHVY; encoded by the coding sequence ATGGCCGCGGTGGTGGCCAAGCGCGAGGGGCCGCAGTTCATCAGCGAAGCGGCGGTGCGGGGCAACGCCGCCATCCTGGACTATTGCAGGACCTCGGTCTCGGCCCTGTCGGGAGCCACGGCGGGGATCCTCGGCCTGACCGGCCTGCACGGCTTCATCTTCTACTTCCTGGCTTCCGTCCTCCTCTCCGTGCTCCTGGTGTTAAAAGCCGGACGGCGATGGAACAAGTACTTTAAATCCCGAAGGCCGCTTTTCACGGGGGGGCTTATAGGAGGGCTCTTCACATATGTCCTGTTCTGGACTTTCCTCTACGGCATGGTTCATGTCTACTAA
- the P2RX5 gene encoding P2X purinoceptor 5 isoform X2 produces MKGVAFTNTSELGERLWDVADYVIPPQGENVFFVMTNLIVTPNQRQATCPESVSIPNALCDKDEDCPAGEAVVAGNGVKTGRCLKDRDSSRRTCEILAWCPVEKRSKPKKPLLASAENFTVYIKNSIRFPKFKFSKVNVLATDNKSYLKSCRYSTEHPYCPIFLLGNIVRWAGSDFQEMALEGGVIGIQIEWNCDLDKAPSECNPHYSFSRLDNKFAEKSISSGYNFRFAKYYRDAEGVDYRTLIKAYGIRFDVMVNGKAGKFNIIPTIINIGSGLALMGAGAFFCDLVLLYLIKKSNFYRGKKYEEVKSSSRKSLSSPALNGNQSPEQLGGL; encoded by the exons GGTGAAAACGTCTTCTTTGTCATGACGAATCTGATTGTGACCCCAAACCAGAGGCAAGCCACATGTCCTGAG AGTGTCAGCATTCCCAACGCCCTGTGTGACAAGGATGAGGACTGCCCGGCGGGGGAAGCAGTGGTGGCTGGCAATG GAGTTAAGACTGGCCGTTGTTTGAAAGACAGGGACAGTAGCAGGAGGACTTGTGAGATACTGGCTTGGTGCCCAGTGGAGAAAAGATCCAAGCCCAA GAAACCACTTCTCGCCAGTGCAGAAAACTTCACTGTTTACATCAAGAACTCAATCCGCTTCCCCAAGTTTAAGTTCTCCAA GGTGAATGTGCTGGCAACTGACAACAAGTCCTACCTGAAGAGCTGCCGCTACAGCACAGAGCATCCCTACTGCCCCATCTTCCTCCTGGGGAACATCGTCAGGTGGGCTGGGAGCGACTTCCAGGAAATGGCCTTGGAG GGTGGTGTGATAGGAATTCAGATTGAATGGAACTGTGATCTTGATAAAGCCCCTTCTGAATGTAATCCTCACTATTCTTTTAGCCGGCTGGATAACAAGTTTGCAGAAAAATCCATCTCTTCTGGGTACAACTTCAG GTTTGCCAAATATTACCGGGATGCTGAGGGGGTTGACTACCGGACGCTCATTAAAGCATATGGAATCCGCTTTGATGTGATGGTGAATGGCAAG gcagGGAAATTTAACATCATCCCCACCATTATCAATATCGGTTCGGGGCTCGCTCTCATGGGAGCG GGAGCCTTCTTTTGTGACCTGGTGCTGCTGTATCTGATTAAAAAGAGTAACTTCTATCGAGGCAAAAAGTACGAGGAAGTAAA GTCCAGTTCCAGGAAATCGTTATCGAGCCCTGCACTGAATGGGAACCAGAGCCCTGAGCAGCTCGGAGGGCTCTAG